The following proteins are co-located in the Hevea brasiliensis isolate MT/VB/25A 57/8 chromosome 11, ASM3005281v1, whole genome shotgun sequence genome:
- the LOC110647916 gene encoding protein MLN51 homolog, whose product MADAKRQVDSDPEDSGPHWAMRRRKASDDDDDRTSEEEERDVRTDGRVFAGFDDELDGVGGAPENEDDEEISHFNELEVVGEEEQVLVLEDEEDEGFKRDEDERDEEEKKEKEKKALIVPRMGAFYMHDDRFEGNSSGRRMTSGGRNLWEFKDERKWQHDKFEEMTLQESENKKFNAYTKVQRNSDAYHQGYYGNPGHSVKANHVKPNNNQSLSSRTIRGRGPVKYKPLKSSNDLDPLTGNMEFRKPPGINSNAYSARTSHTSKVDSDSLAPKKKHHHVSSSNPDIIVAKRREVQPRRTRRYFPTTALPGDNICVLHYNAYLQQKSVADSIGRDRLYTQECIHPVVEHHFANLPFQSSVQSRNFPLLALITHQSPTSSNKVDIVSVPNHVQQAPHGSIVYCPLQAYTQQLISHSRIRSQASFKASSPSESDVGMIESFAKSNKSEIAWVGDQNFTTTTWHLPGMQFSGKHLGELSEHAVDRAVARYMSQPQVSFGNSGMTCDGASASKVTKVNRAPDGTEFMNHRYGLQRIKLQRYSKMKFNS is encoded by the exons atgGCTGATGCTAAACGACAAGTTGATAGTGATCCAGAGGATTCGGGCCCGCATTGGGCGATGCGGAGACGGAAagcaagtgatgatgatgacgaTAGAACCagcgaagaagaagaaagggatgTACGGACTGATGGGAGAGTTTTTGCGGGTTTTGATGATGAATTGGACGGTGTAGGTGGAGCGCCGGAGAATGAGGATGATGAGGAGATCTCACATTTCAATGAACTTGAAGTTGTTGGAGAGGAAGAGCAGGTGCTTGTTTTGGAAGACGAAGAAGATGAGGGTTTCAAAAGAGACGAGGATGAGCGTGATGAGGaggagaagaaggagaaggagaaaaAGGCGCTTATAGTTCCGAGAATGGGTGCATTCTACATGCACGATGACCGGTTTGAAGGCAATAGCAGTGGACGAAG GATGACTTCTGGCGGAAGAAACTTGTGGGAATTCaaagatgaaagaaaatggcaacACGACAAGTTTGAAGAGATGACCCTGCAGGAATCAGAGAACAAAAAATTTAATGCCTACACCAAG GTACAGAGGAACTCTGATGCATATCATCAGGGATACTACGGAAATCCTGGCCATAGTGTTAAAGCCAACCATGTTAAACCCAATAACAATCAAAGCCTCTCATCAAGAACTATAAGAGGGAGAGGGCCTGTAAAGTATAAGCCTCTTAAAAGCAGCAATGATTTAGATCCACTAACTGGAAATATGGA ATTCAGAAAGCCCCCTGGTATAAACTCAAATGCTTATTCAGCGAGAACGTCACACACTTCAAAGGTAGATTCTGATTCACTTGCCCCTAAAAAGAAGCATCATCATGTGAGTTCTTCCAATCCTGACATCATTGTGGCAAAGAGGAGGGAGGTACAACCAAGAAGAACAAGACGTTATTTTCCAACTACTGCACTTCCAGGTGACAACATATGTGTGCTGCATTACAATGCATATCTACAGCAGAAGAGTGTCGCTGATTCTATTGGGAGGGACAGGCTTTATACTCAGGAGTGCATCCATCCAGTTGTTGAACATCATTTTGCCAATCTGCCCTTTCAGTCTTCTGTCCAGTCAAGGAATTTTCCTCTCCTTGCACTGATAACTCATCAATCACCTACATCTTCTAACAAAGTTGATATAGTTTCTGTGCCTAACCATGTTCAACAAGCCCCTCATGGAAGCATAGTTTATTGTCCTTTACAAGCTTATACTCAGCAATTGATCTCACATTCTAGGATTCGGTCTCAGGCTTCATTTAAAGCTTCTTCACCAAGTGAATCAGATGTTGGCATGATCGAATCATTTGCTAAATCAAATAAATCAGAAATTGCATGGGTTGGAGATCAGAACTTTACCACTACAACATGGCATTTGCCTG GCATGCAGTTTAGTGGCAagcatcttggtgaacttagtgaGCATGCTGTTGACAGGGCTGTCgccagatatatgtctcaacccCAAGTTAGTTTTGGAAATTCTGGGATGACTTG TGATGGAGCAAGTGCAAGTAAAGTCACCAAGGTAAATAGAGCTCCAGATGGAACTG AATTTATGAATCATCGATATGGGTTGCAAAGGATCAAGCTGCAAAG ATATTCAAAGATGAAGTTTAACAGCTAA